Proteins found in one Desulfovibrio psychrotolerans genomic segment:
- a CDS encoding MerR family transcriptional regulator, protein MKSKARYSIGDMSRICNISKKALRYYDKIGLITSQRQDYNNYRYYTEQSLLAVPVIKYYKQMGFKLEEMRVFIEGNIANVYRAIQTSFQAKIQELEKEQEELRRKYVSVKDWHDLIREAEMVIENGIQEVSIKFVDPCDLIFQEQDFDNDIEASIINIEFTNFVEGQGNEITGPVILHFPSFKERMQGTSSRVRVLQKTLMPCPEEARAIFGGHMMLGCYHIGSHDTISQTYEKMCRWARRRGYSLGEDAYERYVTDYWTTRNTSQFVTEVLVQVSRQGVHTECDLPKGKRNSED, encoded by the coding sequence ATGAAATCCAAGGCCCGCTATTCCATCGGCGACATGAGCCGGATATGCAACATCTCCAAAAAAGCCCTCAGATACTACGATAAAATCGGACTCATCACCTCACAGCGGCAGGACTACAACAACTACCGGTACTATACCGAGCAGTCCCTTCTGGCCGTTCCCGTTATCAAGTATTACAAGCAGATGGGCTTCAAACTGGAAGAAATGCGCGTCTTCATAGAAGGCAACATAGCCAATGTCTACCGCGCCATCCAAACCTCGTTTCAGGCAAAAATTCAGGAACTGGAAAAGGAACAGGAAGAACTGCGGCGCAAGTACGTTTCCGTAAAAGACTGGCACGACCTCATCCGCGAAGCGGAAATGGTCATAGAAAACGGCATTCAGGAAGTCTCCATCAAATTCGTGGACCCCTGCGATCTCATCTTTCAGGAACAGGATTTCGACAACGACATAGAAGCCTCCATCATCAACATAGAATTCACCAATTTTGTGGAAGGACAGGGCAACGAAATAACCGGCCCGGTCATTCTGCACTTTCCCTCCTTCAAAGAGCGTATGCAGGGAACAAGCAGCCGGGTGCGCGTTCTGCAAAAAACCCTCATGCCCTGCCCGGAGGAGGCAAGAGCCATCTTCGGCGGACACATGATGCTCGGCTGCTACCACATAGGCAGCCACGATACCATCAGTCAGACCTATGAAAAGATGTGCCGCTGGGCGCGACGCCGGGGCTACTCGCTGGGCGAAGACGCCTACGAGCGCTATGTCACGGATTACTGGACCACGCGCAACACATCCCAGTTCGTCACCGAGGTACTGGTGCAGGTTTCCCGGCAGGGAGTCCATACGGAATGCGACCTGCCCAAAGGCAAACGCAACAGCGAAGACTGA
- a CDS encoding NYN domain-containing protein has protein sequence MERRQSRVTSFDEVYTALFVDFDNIFTRLEELSPAAARSFATNPQRWLRWLETHAVRMLYGDGVRRRILKRCCYLNPHCYHQYRPFFIRAAFNVIDCPPLTNQGKTSADIHLVMDAMDTLNHKTQFDEFIILSGDADFTPLLIRLQEHARRTLVLSVGYASPAYTAASSWRIREDWFVQQALEDRPMDEYQPPLSTSARIVRPASRSESGHMERGAQIVKRMVSESSTPVPLAQLSHTLQKELDAAQDWFGFGRFRDYLEALELDRLEVSSVVPGYVYDPARHEEPEETSARTEFKERYPELYDFALRVHRLTDVPLLMPEHYRDVLGFIVEEVNENGFFLTNTSRSVRDKCVERGVPVGRAHVNFVLVGITRGGYALAEQKGVSLKEVAKAFMRNVKDLCNRTQFDLDVEETRLLMQWIMPLENGD, from the coding sequence ATGGAAAGAAGACAGTCCCGCGTAACGAGTTTTGATGAAGTGTACACGGCATTGTTCGTCGATTTCGACAACATTTTCACAAGGTTGGAGGAGCTTTCTCCCGCAGCCGCCCGTTCGTTTGCCACCAATCCGCAGCGCTGGCTGCGTTGGCTGGAAACCCATGCCGTGCGCATGCTGTACGGCGATGGAGTGCGCCGCCGCATTCTCAAGCGGTGCTGCTACCTTAACCCGCATTGCTACCACCAGTACCGTCCGTTCTTTATCCGGGCGGCATTCAACGTTATCGATTGCCCGCCGCTGACGAATCAGGGCAAGACCAGCGCGGATATCCATTTGGTTATGGATGCCATGGACACCCTGAACCACAAGACCCAGTTTGACGAGTTCATCATCCTTTCCGGAGATGCGGATTTTACCCCCCTGCTCATACGGCTTCAGGAGCACGCGCGCAGAACGCTGGTGCTTTCTGTGGGCTACGCTTCCCCCGCGTACACGGCGGCAAGCTCGTGGCGGATACGGGAAGACTGGTTCGTACAGCAGGCGCTGGAAGATCGTCCCATGGACGAGTATCAGCCGCCATTATCCACATCCGCGCGCATAGTGCGCCCCGCCTCCCGCTCGGAAAGCGGGCACATGGAAAGGGGAGCGCAGATCGTCAAGCGTATGGTTTCGGAATCGTCAACGCCCGTGCCGCTGGCGCAGCTTTCGCACACGTTGCAGAAAGAACTGGATGCTGCGCAGGACTGGTTCGGATTCGGCAGGTTCCGCGACTATCTGGAGGCGTTGGAACTGGACAGGCTGGAGGTTTCCAGCGTGGTTCCGGGGTATGTGTACGATCCCGCCCGCCATGAAGAGCCCGAGGAGACCAGTGCCAGAACGGAGTTCAAGGAACGCTACCCGGAACTCTATGACTTTGCCCTGAGAGTGCACCGTCTGACCGATGTGCCCTTGCTGATGCCCGAACACTACCGGGATGTGCTGGGGTTCATTGTGGAAGAGGTGAATGAAAACGGCTTTTTCCTGACCAACACCTCGCGCAGCGTCCGTGACAAGTGCGTGGAGCGGGGCGTGCCTGTGGGCAGGGCGCATGTCAATTTTGTGCTGGTGGGAATAACCCGCGGCGGGTACGCCCTTGCAGAGCAGAAGGGCGTGAGTCTGAAGGAGGTTGCCAAGGCCTTCATGCGTAATGTGAAGGATCTGTGCAACCGCACGCAGTTTGATCTGGATGTGGAGGAGACGCGGCTGCTTATGCAGTGGATAATGCCGCTGGAGAACGGGGACTAG
- the uvrA gene encoding excinuclease ABC subunit UvrA — translation MNQKNAIHIEGARQHNLKNLTLDIPRDELVVVCGPSGSGKSTLAFDIVYAEGQRRYVESLSAYARQFLPQMDKPDVDKIEGLSPAISLEQQAASRNPRSTVGTVTEIYDFLRVFYARLGIMYCPVCGKPIAARAADEIIADILALAPGTRFMILAPLVAHQKGTHADRFKKLKAEGFVRVRVDGEVVAIDDVPVLEKNRKHTIELVVDRLVMKEGLRGRLADSVELALKYGEGQLSVAVITAEGSIEETVHSTESVCPTCKISLPRLSPQLFSFNSPQGACPRCSGIGAVEYFEPNLLAPNKGLSLAGGGLLPWKNAKVMARYEAGLKRLGKAHGFSLETPFKEYSGEAWNALFHGDVAAGWEGVAVILERGMDFGQTWRDELSRFRQSRPCPVCKGARLREEPLAVRVDDLSIFDFCSLSVGRALEWLQGRRFAASLSAIAEPLLKELTHRLSFMVNVGLDYISLGRNMTTLSGGEAQRIRLASQLGSGLVGVTYVLDEPSIGLHPRDNERLISTLRSLQRRGNTVLVVEHDEATIREADTVIELGPGSGMLGGEIMFNGPVPELLAHSESLTAKYLRGEMFIDLPESRRNGKGTLYLKGVTTNNLRNVDVRIPLGALTCVTGPSGSGKSSLVVDSLYKHVALHQSIKVDSPGQIQGIEGLEHIERIVAIDQTPIGRTPRSNPATYTKVFDEIRTIFAMTPDAKKRGYAPGRFSFNVRGGRCEACGGDGQIRVEMHFLPDVYVTCDVCKGKRYSHETLEVRYKGNNIADVLDMTVRQARAFFENYPVLERRLAVLEDVGLEYLRLGQPATTLSGGEAQRIKISRELGKRSLPGTLYILDEPTTGLHMHEVGKLIRVLDQLVDKGATVVVIEHNTDMILASDYVIDLGPGGGENGGRVVSCGTPEEIVADPQSVTGSFLERERHVRLKG, via the coding sequence ATGAATCAGAAGAACGCCATACATATTGAAGGGGCCCGCCAGCATAACCTGAAAAATCTTACGCTGGATATCCCCCGTGATGAACTGGTGGTGGTGTGCGGCCCTTCCGGGTCGGGGAAATCCACGCTGGCGTTTGACATTGTCTATGCCGAAGGGCAGCGCCGGTATGTAGAATCGCTGTCTGCGTACGCCCGGCAGTTCCTGCCCCAGATGGACAAGCCGGATGTGGACAAGATTGAGGGGCTTTCTCCCGCCATATCGCTGGAGCAGCAGGCTGCATCGCGCAACCCCCGGTCCACTGTGGGCACGGTGACGGAAATATACGACTTTTTGCGCGTGTTTTATGCACGCCTTGGCATCATGTACTGCCCCGTGTGCGGAAAGCCCATTGCCGCCCGAGCGGCGGACGAGATTATTGCCGATATTCTTGCCCTTGCCCCCGGCACGCGATTTATGATTCTTGCCCCGCTGGTGGCGCACCAGAAGGGCACCCACGCCGACCGGTTCAAGAAGCTGAAGGCCGAAGGCTTTGTGCGGGTGCGGGTGGATGGCGAGGTGGTTGCCATTGATGACGTGCCCGTGCTTGAGAAGAACCGCAAGCACACCATTGAGCTGGTGGTGGACCGTCTGGTGATGAAGGAAGGTCTGCGCGGCAGGCTGGCAGATTCGGTGGAACTGGCCCTGAAATATGGCGAAGGGCAGCTTTCCGTAGCGGTGATAACGGCAGAGGGCAGCATTGAAGAGACGGTACACTCCACGGAATCGGTATGCCCCACCTGCAAGATAAGTCTGCCCAGACTGTCGCCGCAGCTGTTCTCGTTCAACAGCCCGCAGGGGGCGTGTCCGCGTTGTTCCGGCATTGGTGCGGTGGAGTATTTTGAGCCCAACCTGCTTGCCCCGAACAAGGGGTTGTCGCTTGCCGGTGGCGGGTTGCTGCCGTGGAAGAATGCAAAGGTCATGGCCCGGTATGAGGCGGGGCTGAAAAGGCTGGGCAAGGCGCATGGCTTTTCGCTGGAAACCCCGTTCAAGGAGTACTCGGGTGAGGCGTGGAACGCCCTGTTTCATGGCGATGTTGCTGCCGGATGGGAGGGGGTTGCCGTTATTCTTGAGCGGGGCATGGACTTTGGGCAGACATGGCGCGACGAACTTTCCCGCTTTCGGCAGAGCAGGCCGTGCCCCGTCTGCAAGGGGGCGCGTCTGCGCGAAGAGCCGCTTGCCGTTCGGGTGGATGACCTTTCCATCTTCGATTTCTGCTCTCTTTCAGTGGGGCGGGCGCTGGAGTGGCTGCAAGGGCGCAGGTTTGCCGCATCGCTTTCTGCCATAGCGGAGCCGCTGCTCAAGGAGCTCACCCACAGGCTCAGTTTCATGGTGAACGTGGGGCTGGACTACATTTCGCTCGGGCGGAACATGACCACCCTTTCGGGCGGAGAAGCGCAGCGCATACGGCTGGCATCGCAGCTCGGGTCCGGTCTTGTGGGGGTAACCTACGTGCTGGATGAACCTTCCATAGGGCTGCACCCGCGGGATAACGAGCGGCTCATAAGTACATTGCGCAGCCTGCAACGGCGCGGCAACACCGTGCTGGTGGTGGAGCATGACGAGGCGACAATCCGCGAGGCGGATACCGTTATCGAACTGGGACCGGGTTCCGGCATGCTGGGCGGCGAGATTATGTTTAACGGTCCGGTTCCCGAGCTTCTGGCGCATTCCGAATCGCTTACCGCAAAGTACCTGCGCGGAGAGATGTTCATAGACCTGCCGGAATCAAGGCGTAACGGCAAGGGAACGCTGTATCTCAAGGGGGTGACCACCAACAATCTGCGCAATGTGGACGTGCGCATTCCGCTGGGGGCGCTTACCTGCGTTACCGGTCCCTCCGGTTCGGGAAAAAGCTCGCTTGTGGTGGATTCGCTGTACAAGCATGTGGCATTGCACCAGTCTATAAAGGTGGATTCTCCCGGACAGATTCAGGGTATTGAGGGGCTGGAACACATTGAGCGCATAGTCGCCATAGACCAGACGCCCATAGGGCGGACGCCGAGGTCCAACCCCGCCACCTATACCAAGGTTTTTGACGAGATACGCACTATTTTTGCCATGACGCCCGATGCCAAGAAGCGCGGCTATGCTCCCGGCAGGTTCAGCTTTAACGTGCGGGGTGGGCGGTGCGAGGCGTGCGGCGGCGACGGGCAGATTCGCGTGGAGATGCACTTTTTGCCGGACGTATACGTGACCTGCGATGTGTGCAAGGGCAAGCGGTACAGTCATGAGACGCTTGAGGTGCGTTACAAGGGCAACAACATTGCGGATGTGCTGGACATGACGGTGCGCCAGGCAAGGGCGTTTTTTGAGAATTATCCTGTGCTGGAACGCCGCCTTGCCGTATTGGAAGATGTGGGGCTTGAATACCTGCGTCTGGGGCAGCCCGCCACCACGCTTTCCGGGGGTGAGGCGCAGCGCATAAAAATTTCGCGCGAGCTTGGCAAGCGCAGCCTGCCGGGCACGCTCTATATTCTGGATGAGCCTACCACGGGACTGCACATGCACGAGGTGGGCAAGCTTATCCGTGTGCTGGACCAACTGGTGGACAAGGGTGCCACCGTTGTAGTCATAGAGCATAACACTGATATGATTCTGGCGTCTGATTACGTTATTGACCTTGGACCGGGAGGCGGCGAAAACGGCGGCAGAGTGGTTTCCTGCGGAACTCCGGAGGAAATAGTGGCGGACCCGCAGTCGGTTACGGGTTCGTTTTTGGAAAGGGAGCGGCATGTCCGCCTGAAAGGATAG
- a CDS encoding methyl-accepting chemotaxis protein: MSIKAKLLSICLVAILGLSAIYLVNLFGARTVDRAILVNLAAQQSTIAMLQARRAEKDFLARKDPALIERFSGAVQESSRNLKVVAANQPVYAARAEEAVRYLERYKTSFMDVAATVQLLGLNENEGLSGTLRAAIHKVEEIIDRQDDDSLKADMLMLRRREKDFMLRGDVKYLERFTADAGKMLERLDVSDRYEYSLKQEMKALVLAYQESFGRYVEGAQRVEASLGELVGVIRTAEPMLETLAVEAREAVEAERSIVERGMMITELVTAFLLIGLISLVVRSILSALGRLRECSRRVASGEYDACNQTSFTGELEALRLDIASMVEELKTSMDDARKKGEEAVRESERARTAMLEATKEKEHAAALLQTMRDVAGKAEEISRHLAASTAELSDQASQINTGAERQRRQTEEVATAMEEMNATVLEVAQNASGAAEGAEKARQFAEEGVQRMVNVVAATSEAQDKAIAMKSSLDLLGERAQSIGAIMGVITDIADQTNLLALNAAIEAARAGEAGRGFAVVADEVRKLAEKTMTATGEVQAAIRGIQDGTRVNIGAMDEASRAISTSTELTHAASESLQTIMQIVSDTADRVRSIATAAEEQSAASEEVTRSTEEIRAITADTSESITHTTKEISTLTGLAKNLQEIILRLNAVR; the protein is encoded by the coding sequence ATGAGCATAAAAGCCAAGCTTCTCAGCATCTGCCTTGTGGCCATTTTGGGACTCAGTGCTATCTATCTGGTAAACCTGTTCGGGGCGCGCACCGTGGACCGGGCTATTCTGGTTAATCTTGCGGCCCAGCAATCCACCATTGCCATGCTTCAGGCTCGGCGCGCGGAGAAGGATTTTCTGGCCCGGAAGGACCCGGCACTCATTGAACGGTTTTCCGGTGCTGTGCAGGAATCTTCACGAAACCTGAAGGTCGTGGCCGCTAATCAGCCAGTTTATGCCGCCCGTGCGGAGGAGGCTGTACGATACCTTGAGCGGTACAAGACCAGTTTCATGGACGTGGCCGCAACCGTTCAGTTACTGGGGCTTAATGAGAATGAGGGACTCAGCGGAACGTTGCGCGCCGCCATTCATAAGGTCGAAGAGATTATCGACAGGCAGGATGATGACAGCTTGAAGGCAGATATGCTCATGCTCCGCCGCCGCGAGAAGGATTTTATGCTTCGCGGTGATGTAAAGTATCTGGAGAGATTTACGGCAGATGCTGGCAAGATGCTGGAACGGCTGGATGTTTCCGACAGGTATGAGTATTCCTTGAAGCAGGAAATGAAAGCACTTGTTTTGGCCTATCAGGAATCGTTCGGGCGTTATGTTGAGGGTGCACAACGGGTGGAGGCCAGCCTCGGGGAACTTGTGGGGGTAATCCGCACTGCGGAGCCCATGTTGGAAACATTGGCCGTAGAGGCGCGGGAAGCTGTTGAGGCGGAGCGCAGCATTGTCGAGCGGGGGATGATGATTACGGAACTGGTGACGGCCTTTCTTCTGATAGGCCTTATTTCTCTGGTTGTCCGTTCCATTCTGAGTGCTTTGGGGCGGTTACGGGAATGCTCGCGCAGGGTGGCTTCCGGTGAATATGATGCCTGCAACCAGACGAGTTTTACCGGAGAACTGGAAGCTTTGCGGCTGGATATTGCCAGTATGGTGGAAGAACTGAAGACGAGCATGGACGATGCCCGGAAGAAGGGCGAAGAAGCTGTCCGCGAGTCTGAGAGAGCCAGAACGGCAATGCTGGAAGCCACCAAGGAAAAGGAACATGCTGCAGCGCTGTTGCAAACCATGCGTGACGTGGCAGGGAAGGCCGAAGAAATTTCCCGTCATCTTGCTGCGTCTACTGCCGAGCTTTCTGATCAGGCTTCTCAGATTAATACCGGGGCGGAGAGGCAGCGCAGGCAGACCGAAGAGGTGGCCACCGCCATGGAGGAGATGAATGCCACGGTGCTGGAGGTGGCGCAGAATGCCTCCGGTGCGGCGGAAGGGGCGGAAAAGGCACGTCAGTTTGCTGAAGAGGGCGTGCAGCGCATGGTGAATGTTGTGGCGGCCACGAGTGAGGCGCAGGACAAGGCGATAGCCATGAAGTCTTCGCTGGACCTGCTGGGCGAGCGGGCGCAGTCTATAGGCGCGATTATGGGTGTTATCACTGATATTGCTGATCAGACCAATCTGCTTGCCCTGAACGCGGCCATTGAGGCCGCGCGGGCCGGAGAAGCAGGCAGGGGATTTGCCGTGGTGGCGGACGAAGTGCGTAAGCTGGCGGAAAAGACCATGACAGCGACGGGTGAGGTGCAGGCGGCCATACGCGGCATTCAGGACGGCACACGCGTCAACATAGGCGCAATGGATGAGGCCTCGCGCGCCATAAGTACCAGCACGGAGCTGACGCATGCGGCAAGCGAATCGTTGCAGACGATTATGCAGATAGTTAGCGATACGGCTGACAGGGTCCGGTCCATAGCCACGGCGGCGGAAGAGCAGTCTGCGGCCAGCGAAGAGGTTACGCGTTCCACGGAGGAAATCCGCGCCATAACCGCAGACACGAGTGAGAGCATTACCCATACGACCAAGGAAATTAGCACCCTGACCGGATTGGCGAAGAATCTTCAGGAGATCATACTCAGGTTAAATGCTGTGCGTTAA
- a CDS encoding dihydrolipoyl dehydrogenase family protein, with product MTVTQYDVVVLGAGVAGGHIASRCSEAGLSVALLEHDGFGGTCPLRGCEPKKVLADAAHTAERLLNGAGRGVTGSARLDWRELMAFKRTFTEGLPDRIRRYYEKKGIATYTEAGKFAGPDTIACGGRLLKARHICITTGAATRRLDIPGADLLVTSRRFLELDVMPERVVFIGGGFIACELAHIAAVAGADVSVVVRSDRLLRQFDAELVDRLREHLTGLGITFHMNCPPHRVLADSGSGKGTGKSMGGGMELHAGDGRFAADLIINASGRVPALEHLDLAVGGVRTEQGRGSGGIIVDSQLRSVSNPVVYAAGDVVRRGMPLTPVASVQAEVVVRNILEGGGHAVEDNVTPYALFTYPPLAAVGMLEEEARNSGRSFDIVSGDAASWSEYRRIGQTCAGFRLFVEKGSRLLLGAHVLGDGAEEMVNLFALAMRKRVTVDELQSMLWAYPSFGYALKYMFR from the coding sequence ATGACGGTTACGCAGTATGATGTGGTGGTGCTTGGTGCCGGTGTGGCCGGGGGACATATTGCTTCGCGGTGCAGCGAGGCAGGGCTTTCGGTCGCCTTGCTGGAACATGACGGGTTCGGCGGAACGTGTCCGCTGCGGGGGTGTGAGCCCAAGAAGGTGCTGGCGGATGCGGCGCACACTGCGGAACGCCTGCTAAACGGCGCGGGCAGGGGTGTGACGGGCAGTGCGCGTTTGGACTGGCGGGAGCTGATGGCCTTTAAGCGCACATTTACAGAGGGACTGCCTGACCGTATTCGCCGCTACTATGAAAAGAAAGGCATAGCCACCTATACGGAAGCGGGAAAATTTGCGGGCCCGGACACCATTGCATGCGGCGGGAGGCTGCTCAAGGCCCGGCATATCTGTATTACGACCGGAGCGGCGACCAGACGGCTGGATATTCCCGGTGCAGACCTGCTTGTCACCAGCCGGCGTTTTCTGGAACTGGATGTCATGCCTGAGCGTGTCGTCTTTATCGGCGGCGGGTTTATTGCCTGCGAGCTGGCACATATTGCAGCGGTTGCGGGTGCCGATGTGTCCGTTGTTGTGCGCAGCGACAGGTTGCTCAGGCAGTTTGATGCCGAACTGGTGGACCGTTTGCGGGAGCACCTGACGGGACTGGGCATTACCTTTCATATGAACTGCCCGCCGCACAGGGTGCTTGCGGACAGCGGTTCCGGCAAGGGAACAGGCAAAAGCATGGGCGGAGGCATGGAACTGCACGCGGGGGACGGGCGTTTTGCCGCTGACCTGATTATTAACGCATCCGGCCGTGTTCCCGCATTGGAGCATCTGGACCTTGCCGTCGGGGGAGTGCGCACGGAGCAAGGGCGGGGAAGTGGTGGTATTATTGTGGACAGCCAGTTGCGGAGTGTTTCCAATCCCGTTGTGTACGCTGCGGGCGATGTGGTGCGGCGGGGGATGCCGCTCACGCCTGTGGCTTCTGTGCAGGCGGAGGTTGTTGTCCGGAATATTCTGGAAGGCGGCGGGCATGCCGTTGAGGACAATGTGACTCCCTATGCCCTGTTCACGTACCCGCCCCTTGCCGCAGTGGGAATGCTGGAGGAGGAGGCACGCAACAGCGGCAGGAGCTTTGACATCGTTTCCGGCGATGCGGCTTCGTGGTCGGAGTATCGTCGTATCGGGCAGACGTGTGCCGGATTCCGGCTGTTTGTGGAGAAAGGCAGCCGCCTTCTTCTGGGCGCGCATGTGCTGGGTGACGGAGCGGAGGAGATGGTGAATCTCTTTGCGTTGGCAATGCGCAAGCGGGTAACCGTGGATGAACTCCAATCCATGCTCTGGGCATATCCTTCGTTTGGCTACGCGCTGAAATACATGTTCCGGTAG